The following coding sequences lie in one Pontibacter sp. G13 genomic window:
- a CDS encoding outer membrane beta-barrel protein yields the protein MKGKHPIDELVKQTYADRQYPYDPSYWAAAQQLIQEQGPNRKRRFWWMLMSMFLVGCSIVSAAIWSLGFTPVEPVVAMEEWMGVDCDSVMTLSSSVMPLASTDPADISLEKAPAMFHRRQRTASAQDARSGAKTLTEAPVSLAMKTELGSSRGDEPPRTSRTARDEGPGSEESAGIELGDIYRVPSQQLGLGHRLPETNLEMNNLSSKRRIILGVEAGWNLAHGIQRDNQRAESSQTPWVGLRVSMSPARSWKFGTGARYVHRQGLNHDSTYTVRQYDFGFREEEITISPEALHYLEIPIWAQYRIKGHHSIQLGVNPAYLLNVKTSVSQIQRDDFGSGATSSQTGWGGRETFRAWDLGGTIGYVWYAGRGIHLSTSAIGSIQSLTRIGDQGTGLPAGRNVQLRIGLSYDFSRQ from the coding sequence ATGAAGGGCAAGCATCCCATTGACGAACTCGTCAAACAGACATACGCAGACCGCCAATACCCATACGATCCCTCGTACTGGGCTGCCGCCCAACAACTCATCCAAGAGCAAGGGCCCAACCGGAAGCGCCGCTTCTGGTGGATGCTGATGTCCATGTTTCTCGTGGGCTGTAGCATCGTCAGCGCAGCCATTTGGTCCTTGGGTTTTACCCCTGTGGAACCTGTGGTAGCGATGGAGGAATGGATGGGAGTTGACTGCGATTCCGTTATGACTTTATCATCCAGTGTGATGCCGCTGGCTAGCACTGATCCGGCAGATATTTCTCTTGAAAAAGCGCCCGCAATGTTCCATCGTCGGCAGAGAACTGCTTCAGCCCAAGACGCTCGATCTGGGGCAAAAACGTTGACGGAAGCCCCAGTCAGCTTGGCGATGAAAACGGAGCTCGGTTCTTCCAGAGGGGATGAACCCCCTAGGACTAGTCGGACTGCACGAGACGAAGGCCCCGGTTCGGAGGAATCAGCAGGCATCGAATTGGGCGATATCTACCGAGTACCCTCCCAACAATTGGGATTGGGGCATCGATTGCCCGAAACGAATCTGGAGATGAATAACCTTTCCTCCAAACGCCGAATCATCTTGGGCGTGGAGGCTGGGTGGAATTTGGCTCACGGTATCCAACGAGACAATCAGCGAGCCGAGTCGAGCCAGACCCCTTGGGTGGGCTTGCGAGTGAGTATGTCGCCAGCCCGCAGCTGGAAATTCGGCACAGGGGCTAGATATGTCCATCGCCAAGGACTCAACCACGATTCCACCTACACGGTCCGCCAGTATGACTTTGGCTTTAGAGAGGAAGAAATCACCATTTCTCCCGAGGCACTTCATTATCTGGAAATCCCGATTTGGGCCCAGTATAGAATCAAGGGGCACCACAGTATCCAACTCGGCGTGAATCCCGCCTACCTGCTCAATGTCAAAACTTCTGTTTCGCAGATTCAGCGGGATGATTTTGGCAGCGGAGCAACTTCCAGCCAGACAGGATGGGGAGGACGTGAGACGTTCCGTGCATGGGATCTGGGAGGTACGATTGGGTATGTGTGGTACGCAGGCCGTGGCATCCACCTCTCGACTTCGGCGATCGGAAGCATCCAGTCGCTCACCCGAATAGGGGATCAGGGAACCGGCCTGCCCGCAGGTCGCAATGTTCAACTCCGAATTGGACTTTCTTATGACTTTAGCCGACAATAG
- a CDS encoding RNA polymerase sigma factor yields the protein MLQVSPKTIRLCLKGKQRGQETLYRQCFPVLMPICMRYLNNHDDAVAVLNQAFLKILTKLDQWKDPVPFEAWIRRITINTVIDEYRKNRTYRDTVQIEDPVELQGSSSQHTLNEAELQSDAGDIEWMLQQLPQMSRQVFLLFAVDGYSHEEIATMMDISIGTSKWHVSTARKRMKEQILAHRTRTTSDSYEGQASH from the coding sequence ATGCTTCAAGTTTCGCCAAAGACGATCCGGCTTTGCCTCAAAGGCAAGCAGCGAGGGCAAGAAACCCTCTACCGTCAGTGCTTTCCAGTACTGATGCCGATCTGCATGCGGTACCTGAACAATCACGATGATGCAGTCGCGGTCCTCAATCAGGCCTTCCTGAAGATTCTCACCAAGTTGGATCAGTGGAAGGATCCCGTACCATTCGAAGCATGGATCAGGCGAATCACGATCAATACGGTCATCGATGAGTATCGCAAGAATCGAACTTATCGAGACACCGTGCAGATCGAGGACCCGGTGGAATTGCAGGGAAGTTCCAGTCAGCACACGTTGAATGAGGCTGAACTCCAATCAGATGCTGGCGATATCGAATGGATGTTGCAGCAACTTCCCCAGATGAGTAGGCAGGTATTTCTGCTTTTCGCAGTGGATGGATATTCACACGAAGAGATCGCAACCATGATGGATATTTCGATTGGTACTTCTAAATGGCATGTATCAACCGCCAGAAAACGAATGAAGGAACAGATTTTGGCTCATAGAACCAGAACCACAAGCGATAGCTATGAAGGGCAAGCATCCCATTGA
- a CDS encoding PKD domain-containing protein has product MMKKFLQMLWMTALLFGGNQLQALTLSGTVLDASGTAQPGYTVHYYIYSGNTNILDSTTVALNGLFSVTETIPAVPGFGEVNVWVLDCNGSMVIDTMAFTTPFDSLFSTFTICTGNPGCNASYNFANTGGSTIQFTNNSTGASPINPLLYVWDFDDGTTSSDVSPSHTYTAPGIYSVCLTVTDSVANCSDIICYNITIAGGATCSANFTFNNTSGATYQFTNTSIGSAPGNTLSFNWDFGDGTGTSGANPNHTFPGAGNYLVCLIMEDTISGCQDTLCSNVSVSGGSNACSAMFGTNQTGPYSVAFTADSLSNSLGAWVTWDFGDGTVVTFTNSSIGVDTVHFYNAPGPYTVCLSIYDFAGTCADSFCQTITVLGPPTGCQASFTPWTVQGMVLGYADTTTATGSTTYFWDYGDGNVGTGSNLSHQYALPGNYLVCLVVEDTSLGCMDSVCQTVQVAPWQTSCNAAFTTDTIAVNTLQFLDQSTGSTSIVSWDWAFGDGTGSTLQNPIHVYPAPGVYFATLVITDSSGCADTTVQPVSVITDVCDAFFQISQLSVNEFLFSGNPNTGLSPDDEFTWDFGDGNTLTGDVSNAFVTHLYDSVGVYTVCLTVSDTVAGCSDTYCDSVVVSSIPVCSADFSYTITGSGAVQFTNLSNPLSPGGTLVTWDFDDGNYSNAFNPTHNYANPGTYVVCMTIMDSSANCFSTHCDTVVIPMSNGYSISGWVMTDTLPVDSGVAYLIWHDTSTLTLNLVDSALIWQGFYEFFHAPSGTYLVKAALLPGAPDYANYLPTYLGDVPLWSMATSTVVGATSVVNPTISLIAGTNPGGPGFIGGLISAGANKQAGTPMEDIPVVLLDAQQTPIAHAVSGADGTYSFDNLTLGDYKAYVDIAGYFSTPWELTLDAASPQADLVDFIVDEQGLTVAPASTSSSFGGLNTDQFAVFPNPAKTFLKVELTVAQAQEIDWELTHVMGTRIQSGKLSGLQTDHQLELPVSHLADGFYLLRFQSAQGQLIQKVQVIH; this is encoded by the coding sequence ATGATGAAGAAATTTCTCCAAATGCTCTGGATGACTGCCTTGCTGTTCGGCGGGAACCAACTTCAGGCATTGACCCTTTCTGGCACAGTGCTCGATGCATCAGGCACTGCCCAGCCGGGTTACACTGTGCATTACTATATCTATAGCGGCAATACGAATATTCTCGACTCTACCACAGTTGCGCTCAATGGCCTATTTTCGGTGACGGAAACCATCCCGGCAGTCCCCGGATTTGGGGAGGTGAATGTCTGGGTACTTGATTGCAATGGATCGATGGTTATTGATACGATGGCATTCACCACGCCCTTTGATTCATTGTTTAGTACATTCACGATCTGTACCGGAAACCCCGGTTGCAATGCCAGCTACAACTTTGCCAATACCGGAGGCTCGACCATCCAATTCACCAATAATTCCACAGGAGCTTCTCCCATCAATCCACTTCTCTATGTGTGGGACTTCGACGACGGAACTACCTCCTCGGATGTAAGCCCCAGCCATACCTACACCGCGCCCGGGATATATTCTGTCTGCCTGACAGTGACTGATTCGGTGGCCAACTGTTCTGATATCATTTGCTACAATATCACGATAGCCGGAGGAGCGACTTGTAGTGCCAATTTTACATTCAACAATACCAGTGGGGCGACCTACCAATTCACCAATACCTCCATCGGTAGCGCTCCGGGCAATACGCTGTCTTTCAATTGGGACTTTGGAGATGGGACAGGAACGAGCGGCGCCAACCCGAATCACACCTTTCCCGGCGCCGGAAACTATCTGGTCTGCTTGATCATGGAAGACACCATTTCCGGATGTCAGGATACCCTGTGCTCAAATGTTTCCGTGAGTGGGGGGAGCAATGCCTGTTCCGCAATGTTCGGGACTAACCAAACTGGCCCTTATTCAGTGGCGTTCACTGCGGATTCACTGTCCAACTCTTTGGGCGCTTGGGTCACTTGGGACTTTGGGGACGGGACTGTGGTGACGTTTACCAATTCGTCCATTGGCGTGGATACGGTTCACTTCTACAATGCTCCGGGGCCATACACTGTCTGTCTATCTATCTATGATTTCGCGGGAACTTGTGCAGATTCCTTCTGTCAGACCATCACGGTTTTGGGGCCTCCCACAGGCTGTCAGGCATCTTTCACGCCTTGGACCGTGCAAGGAATGGTATTGGGATATGCCGATACCACTACAGCGACCGGCTCCACCACCTATTTTTGGGATTATGGCGATGGAAATGTAGGCACGGGCTCCAACCTCAGTCATCAATACGCACTTCCGGGGAACTACCTCGTCTGCTTGGTCGTGGAAGATACTTCCTTGGGGTGCATGGATTCGGTTTGCCAGACCGTGCAGGTGGCCCCTTGGCAGACGAGCTGTAATGCCGCATTCACGACTGACACCATCGCTGTGAATACGCTTCAATTCTTGGATCAGTCTACGGGTTCCACTTCTATCGTCTCGTGGGATTGGGCCTTTGGCGATGGTACGGGCAGTACCTTGCAAAACCCCATTCATGTCTATCCAGCACCGGGCGTATACTTTGCGACCTTGGTGATCACGGACTCCTCGGGATGTGCCGATACTACCGTACAGCCTGTGTCGGTGATTACCGATGTGTGCGATGCTTTCTTTCAGATCAGCCAGCTGAGTGTCAATGAGTTTTTGTTCTCGGGTAATCCCAATACCGGTCTTTCTCCAGACGATGAATTCACGTGGGACTTTGGTGATGGAAACACCCTGACGGGAGATGTCAGCAATGCGTTTGTCACGCACCTGTATGACAGTGTGGGGGTATACACGGTTTGCCTGACGGTCTCAGATACGGTGGCGGGTTGTAGCGATACCTATTGCGATTCCGTGGTGGTTTCCAGTATCCCCGTATGCTCGGCTGATTTCTCCTACACCATCACCGGATCGGGCGCCGTGCAATTCACCAATCTCTCCAACCCACTCTCTCCGGGAGGGACGCTCGTGACTTGGGACTTCGACGATGGTAATTACTCCAATGCCTTCAACCCTACCCACAACTACGCCAACCCCGGAACCTATGTAGTGTGTATGACGATCATGGATTCCTCGGCCAATTGCTTCTCGACCCACTGCGATACCGTGGTGATCCCCATGTCCAATGGCTACAGCATCTCAGGCTGGGTGATGACCGATACCCTTCCGGTAGACTCCGGAGTGGCCTATTTGATTTGGCACGACACCTCGACACTTACCTTGAATCTGGTAGATTCGGCTCTCATCTGGCAAGGGTTTTATGAATTTTTCCATGCTCCCTCTGGTACATACCTCGTCAAGGCTGCCTTGCTTCCGGGGGCCCCAGATTATGCCAACTACCTTCCGACCTACTTGGGCGATGTGCCGCTTTGGAGCATGGCCACCAGCACGGTGGTAGGCGCCACCTCTGTTGTCAATCCGACAATCTCCCTGATCGCTGGAACCAATCCCGGAGGCCCGGGGTTCATCGGAGGGTTGATCAGCGCAGGTGCCAATAAGCAGGCCGGCACGCCCATGGAGGATATTCCGGTCGTGTTGTTGGATGCACAGCAAACACCGATTGCGCATGCCGTGAGTGGGGCGGATGGAACCTATTCATTCGACAACCTGACTTTGGGGGACTACAAGGCGTATGTGGACATTGCTGGATATTTCTCAACCCCTTGGGAATTGACGCTGGATGCAGCAAGCCCTCAGGCCGACCTGGTGGATTTTATCGTCGACGAGCAGGGATTGACCGTTGCTCCTGCGTCCACCAGCTCTTCGTTTGGCGGATTGAATACGGACCAGTTCGCTGTATTCCCGAACCCTGCGAAGACCTTCTTGAAGGTGGAACTGACCGTGGCACAAGCCCAAGAGATTGATTGGGAACTGACCCATGTGATGGGGACGCGCATCCAGTCGGGTAAGCTGTCCGGCCTACAGACTGATCACCAGCTAGAACTCCCGGTTTCCCATCTGGCCGATGGCTTCTACCTCCTCAGGTTCCAATCCGCTCAGGGACAATTGATCCAGAAAGTACAAGTCATCCATTGA
- a CDS encoding PKD domain-containing protein, producing the protein MMKKLLQMLWMTALLLGGSQVQALTLSGTVLDASGTAQVGYPVYYEIISGNTFIQDTAFVAINGWYSATETVPAVPGFGDVLLWVYDCNGSMIMDTVSFISPYDSVFSTFTVCTGNPGCNASYNFANIGGSTFQFTNYSTGGSPASPLFYSWDFNDGTTSSAQNPTHTFPGPGTYTVCLTVTDTVANCSDVICYNLTVGSGNTNSCSALFSVNPIGPNLMEFTADSLFNSLGAWVTWDFGDGVVVTFTNSSISVDTIHWYSTPGTYTACLYVYDFAGTCADSTCQTFTVLGPQPCQASFSAWTTQGMALGYADTTGATGSTTYFWDYGDGNTGTGSNLNHQYSAPGVYNVCLVVADTSVGCIDSVCQTIQVAPWQNTCNAAFSTDTVAVNTVQFYDQSTSGSTINSWYWAFGDGTTSTLQNPLHVYPAAGTYFVTLVISDISGCGDTTVQPVIVVTDECDATFSTYQISYNHFYFSGNSNTGLSPDDEFTWDFGDGNTVSGASNFANINHIYTAVGTYLVCLTVEDTLAGCIDTYCDSVVVTTIPVCAPDFSYTLTGAGTVQFTNLSNPLSPATTLVYWNFGDGNSSNAFDPTHTYATSGTYAVCMTIIDSMSNCFASHCDTIVISLPTTYSISGYVEADSMPVDSGVAYLIWHDTVTQSLNLVDSTFIWAGNYQFSNVSSGSYLVKAALLPGTFNYANYLPTYLGDVALWNLATTTVVNSASVVNPTISLIAGTNPGGPGFIGGLISAGANKQSATPMMGIQVILYDAQDVPVAQAISGSDGTYAFNDLPLGAYKVHVDIAGYHGTPWEVTLDAANPSADLSDFIVDEVEQTVTPAKTTSLSGVLATEKFEVYPVPAQSVLKVELTLTQAQDISWELTNVMGARVQSGTLSGQRADHQMELNVSNLANGFYLIRFQSAQGQLIQKVQVLR; encoded by the coding sequence ATGATGAAGAAATTACTCCAGATGCTCTGGATGACCGCCCTACTACTCGGCGGAAGTCAAGTCCAGGCATTGACCCTCTCGGGTACTGTTCTCGACGCCTCCGGTACCGCCCAAGTGGGGTACCCCGTGTACTACGAAATTATCTCCGGCAATACCTTCATTCAGGATACTGCCTTCGTCGCCATCAATGGGTGGTATTCAGCTACTGAAACCGTACCAGCAGTTCCCGGATTTGGGGATGTGCTGCTTTGGGTGTATGACTGTAACGGATCGATGATCATGGATACCGTGAGCTTCATTTCGCCCTATGACAGCGTATTCAGCACCTTCACGGTATGTACGGGCAATCCAGGCTGTAACGCCAGCTACAACTTCGCCAACATTGGTGGATCGACCTTCCAATTTACCAACTACTCCACTGGGGGTTCTCCTGCCAGTCCTCTCTTCTATTCTTGGGACTTCAATGACGGAACGACCTCTTCCGCTCAGAACCCTACGCACACTTTCCCGGGACCGGGTACCTATACAGTTTGCCTGACGGTGACGGATACGGTCGCCAACTGCTCCGATGTGATCTGCTACAATCTCACAGTAGGTAGTGGAAACACCAATTCCTGTTCGGCCCTTTTCAGCGTCAATCCAATTGGCCCGAATCTGATGGAGTTCACGGCGGATTCCTTGTTCAACTCTTTGGGGGCCTGGGTGACTTGGGACTTTGGCGACGGAGTTGTGGTAACCTTCACCAACTCTTCCATTTCGGTAGATACCATCCACTGGTACTCCACGCCCGGTACCTACACTGCGTGCTTATATGTCTATGACTTCGCGGGAACCTGTGCGGATTCAACATGCCAGACCTTCACTGTATTGGGCCCACAGCCATGTCAGGCTTCCTTCAGTGCTTGGACGACGCAGGGCATGGCATTGGGATATGCCGACACCACCGGAGCGACCGGCTCTACCACCTATTTCTGGGATTATGGCGATGGAAATACCGGAACCGGTTCCAACCTCAACCACCAGTATTCTGCACCGGGTGTCTACAACGTGTGTTTGGTCGTAGCTGATACGAGTGTAGGATGTATCGACTCGGTATGCCAGACTATACAGGTTGCTCCTTGGCAAAATACGTGTAACGCTGCTTTCTCGACTGATACCGTAGCTGTGAACACTGTCCAGTTCTACGATCAGTCCACTTCTGGCAGCACGATCAACTCTTGGTACTGGGCATTTGGAGATGGTACCACCAGTACGCTTCAAAATCCCCTGCATGTCTATCCTGCTGCTGGAACCTATTTTGTGACCTTGGTGATTTCAGATATCTCCGGATGTGGAGACACTACGGTACAGCCTGTGATAGTGGTGACAGATGAATGTGATGCGACCTTCTCGACCTACCAGATCAGCTACAATCATTTCTACTTCTCCGGAAACTCCAATACAGGTCTTTCTCCAGACGATGAATTCACGTGGGACTTTGGGGATGGAAACACTGTTTCCGGTGCCTCCAACTTTGCCAATATCAACCATATCTACACCGCAGTAGGCACCTATCTGGTATGCTTGACAGTTGAAGACACGCTCGCGGGCTGTATCGACACCTATTGCGATTCCGTGGTGGTGACTACCATCCCAGTATGTGCTCCGGACTTCTCCTATACCCTCACTGGTGCAGGCACGGTACAATTCACCAACTTGTCCAACCCACTTTCGCCAGCCACTACCTTGGTGTATTGGAACTTCGGCGATGGCAATTCTTCCAATGCATTTGATCCGACCCACACCTATGCTACCTCTGGTACATACGCTGTGTGTATGACGATCATCGACTCCATGTCCAACTGCTTTGCCTCCCATTGCGATACCATCGTGATTTCGCTGCCCACCACTTATAGCATCTCTGGATACGTGGAGGCAGACTCTATGCCTGTGGACTCTGGGGTCGCATACCTGATCTGGCACGATACCGTCACTCAAAGCTTGAACTTGGTCGATTCTACCTTCATCTGGGCGGGGAACTACCAATTCTCAAATGTGTCTTCCGGTTCCTATCTCGTCAAAGCCGCATTGCTTCCGGGTACCTTCAACTATGCGAACTATCTCCCAACCTACTTGGGGGATGTAGCACTCTGGAACTTGGCGACTACGACTGTCGTGAATAGCGCTTCTGTCGTCAATCCAACCATCTCGCTGATTGCGGGTACCAACCCTGGAGGTCCTGGATTCATTGGCGGCTTGATCAGTGCAGGTGCCAACAAGCAATCTGCCACGCCAATGATGGGCATTCAGGTGATCCTGTATGACGCTCAAGATGTTCCGGTTGCACAGGCAATCAGTGGTTCAGATGGAACTTACGCATTCAATGACCTTCCATTGGGCGCATACAAGGTTCATGTGGACATTGCCGGATATCACGGCACTCCTTGGGAGGTGACGTTGGACGCTGCGAATCCAAGCGCGGATCTTTCCGACTTCATCGTCGATGAGGTTGAGCAGACTGTCACTCCTGCCAAGACTACCTCCCTGTCAGGGGTATTGGCTACCGAAAAGTTCGAAGTCTACCCGGTTCCTGCGCAAAGCGTTCTGAAAGTGGAACTGACATTGACTCAAGCTCAAGATATCAGCTGGGAGTTGACCAATGTGATGGGGGCCCGTGTCCAATCGGGTACCTTGTCCGGTCAACGTGCAGATCACCAGATGGAACTCAATGTCTCCAACTTGGCCAATGGATTCTACCTGATCAGATTCCAGTCCGCTCAGGGACAATTGATCCAAAAAGTACAAGTACTCCGCTAG
- a CDS encoding TetR/AcrR family transcriptional regulator, producing the protein MANTRTPTLRDRVLEAAREILAQEGHEALSMRRIAQMVACKAPSIYHHFENKDQIVDALVMEGFEMLNGYLAEAVEGESRPIKRYEDRNRAFISFGLKYPSYYHIMFAKEPGKAKKDKKIAKLSEEFRKHSVADMTHALEMGQVSSGETPELLVSGSAAMLHGLIRQLLRGRDRKKVDKTRLVEWVIHQTVHM; encoded by the coding sequence ATGGCAAATACGAGAACCCCTACTTTGAGAGATCGCGTGCTGGAGGCAGCCAGGGAAATACTGGCTCAAGAAGGGCATGAAGCACTATCCATGCGACGGATTGCGCAAATGGTGGCGTGTAAGGCACCGAGTATCTACCACCATTTTGAGAACAAGGACCAGATTGTGGATGCATTGGTGATGGAGGGATTCGAGATGCTGAATGGATATTTGGCTGAAGCGGTAGAAGGAGAATCTCGTCCTATCAAGCGGTATGAAGATCGCAACCGGGCTTTTATCTCCTTTGGGTTGAAATACCCCTCCTACTACCACATCATGTTTGCCAAAGAACCCGGCAAAGCCAAGAAGGATAAGAAGATTGCCAAGCTCTCGGAAGAGTTCCGGAAGCACTCCGTAGCTGATATGACCCATGCACTGGAAATGGGGCAAGTGTCCAGCGGAGAAACGCCAGAACTGCTGGTGTCCGGAAGCGCTGCTATGTTACACGGATTGATCCGACAGCTCCTTCGCGGTAGGGATCGCAAGAAGGTGGACAAGACTCGTCTGGTCGAATGGGTCATCCATCAGACAGTTCACATGTAA
- a CDS encoding phosphotransferase family protein, whose product MNSQSLLDQPRAIRQGEELDLLRLTEYLQQQFPDIQGAVSVSQFPKGYSNLTYLIKKGETEWVLRRPPFGANIRGGHDMGREFRVLSALKGSFTQIPEPMAFEETGEWIGAPFYLMERVRGRILRGNMTPEETPSPELMGQMGDNLVTTLVNLHQVPLDKPELKALGKPMGYVERQVSGWIKRYGKSKTDDIPEMDRVGEWLAANMPTDGPPTVIHNDFKYDNLVFDLTEPAKVLAVLDWEMATLGDPWMDVGTSLGYWVNPDDPDWMKMLNLSPTTLSGNLTRGQLVTRYERISGKTCPHPTFYYAFGLYKIAVIVQQIYARYKQGLTQDPRFGGLIMGVNGCAKAAWQAIQRDRLDGLFES is encoded by the coding sequence ATGAATTCGCAGTCATTACTCGATCAACCTCGGGCAATCCGTCAAGGTGAGGAATTAGATCTGTTGCGCTTGACGGAATATCTCCAACAGCAGTTTCCCGACATTCAGGGAGCGGTGTCGGTTTCTCAATTTCCTAAAGGCTACTCCAATCTGACCTACCTGATCAAAAAAGGGGAAACGGAATGGGTTCTGCGGCGTCCGCCTTTCGGAGCCAATATTCGGGGGGGCCATGACATGGGGCGCGAATTTCGGGTCTTGTCGGCGCTAAAAGGTTCATTCACCCAGATTCCGGAGCCAATGGCATTCGAGGAAACCGGGGAATGGATCGGAGCCCCCTTTTATTTGATGGAGCGAGTCCGTGGTAGGATTCTCCGTGGGAATATGACGCCCGAGGAGACGCCCTCCCCAGAATTGATGGGCCAGATGGGAGATAATCTGGTGACCACCTTGGTGAATCTTCATCAGGTCCCGCTGGATAAGCCTGAGTTGAAGGCATTGGGCAAACCGATGGGGTATGTAGAGCGGCAAGTTTCGGGATGGATCAAACGATATGGAAAATCCAAGACAGACGATATCCCTGAGATGGATCGGGTGGGGGAGTGGTTGGCTGCAAATATGCCGACAGATGGACCCCCCACAGTCATCCACAATGACTTCAAATACGACAACTTGGTATTTGACCTGACTGAACCCGCCAAGGTGTTGGCGGTCTTGGACTGGGAAATGGCGACCCTGGGAGATCCTTGGATGGATGTCGGTACGAGTTTGGGATATTGGGTCAATCCAGATGATCCCGATTGGATGAAAATGCTCAATCTTTCACCGACAACGCTGTCAGGCAATCTCACTCGGGGGCAATTGGTCACGAGGTATGAAAGAATCTCGGGGAAAACATGCCCACATCCCACCTTCTACTATGCCTTTGGGTTGTATAAAATCGCGGTGATTGTCCAACAAATCTATGCACGATACAAACAGGGACTTACCCAAGATCCCCGATTTGGGGGATTGATCATGGGAGTAAATGGCTGTGCCAAAGCTGCTTGGCAGGCAATTCAGCGGGATCGACTCGATGGACTGTTTGAATCTTGA
- a CDS encoding acyl-CoA dehydrogenase family protein: MQSHPIPSSTWSQTLVEIQSFIDSEAREIEAAFNGKTFKDLIPLLEEKRAKVKANGWWTPQIPQSAGGWGLSHQEFGQVSEILGRSPFGHYLFNCQAPDAGNMEILHEFGSDYQQETFLKPLLAGEIRSCFAMTEPEYAGSNPTQMGTTAILEGDQYVINGHKWFTTGADGASFAIVMAISEPQAENRYQRASQIIVPMDTPGVKLVRNLPVMGDEGDDYMSHGEVTFTDVRVPASHLLGAAGGGFAMAQHRLGPGRIHHCMRWIGICERCFEIMCQRAATRQIGPNRVLGDQQTIQNWIAESRANIHASRLMVLDAAAKMDAHGQYGARMEISTIKFFVARVLQEVMDHTVQVLGGLGMTDDTPVAHWFRHERAARIYDGADEVHKSRLAKSILKAYRPISSK, from the coding sequence ATGCAATCCCATCCTATTCCCTCCTCGACTTGGTCCCAGACCTTGGTCGAGATTCAATCCTTTATCGACAGCGAAGCACGTGAGATCGAGGCTGCGTTCAATGGCAAGACCTTCAAGGATCTGATCCCGCTGCTAGAAGAAAAGCGCGCCAAGGTCAAGGCCAACGGTTGGTGGACCCCCCAAATTCCACAATCCGCTGGTGGCTGGGGGCTTTCCCATCAGGAGTTTGGTCAGGTCAGCGAGATCTTGGGCCGAAGTCCTTTCGGGCATTACCTCTTCAATTGCCAAGCGCCCGATGCGGGCAACATGGAAATCCTCCACGAATTTGGGTCAGACTACCAACAGGAGACGTTTCTCAAACCGCTTCTGGCTGGAGAGATTCGGTCTTGCTTTGCCATGACCGAACCCGAATATGCGGGTTCCAATCCTACGCAAATGGGGACGACAGCCATTTTGGAAGGAGACCAATATGTCATCAACGGACATAAATGGTTCACAACAGGAGCTGATGGGGCGAGCTTTGCCATCGTCATGGCGATTTCCGAGCCCCAAGCAGAAAACCGTTATCAGCGTGCCAGCCAGATTATCGTTCCGATGGATACTCCGGGGGTGAAGCTTGTGCGGAATTTGCCGGTGATGGGAGATGAGGGGGATGATTACATGAGCCACGGGGAAGTGACCTTTACGGATGTGCGAGTGCCTGCCAGCCATCTGCTGGGGGCTGCTGGGGGAGGTTTTGCCATGGCGCAGCACAGATTGGGGCCGGGTCGGATACACCACTGCATGCGTTGGATCGGCATCTGTGAGCGGTGTTTTGAGATCATGTGCCAAAGGGCTGCCACTCGTCAAATAGGACCCAATCGGGTGTTGGGGGATCAGCAGACCATCCAAAATTGGATTGCAGAGTCTCGTGCCAATATCCATGCTTCTCGATTGATGGTATTGGATGCGGCGGCCAAGATGGATGCGCATGGGCAATACGGCGCCCGAATGGAGATTTCCACGATAAAGTTTTTCGTAGCTCGGGTCTTGCAGGAAGTCATGGACCATACCGTGCAGGTGCTAGGAGGTCTCGGGATGACCGATGATACACCCGTGGCCCATTGGTTCAGGCATGAGCGAGCCGCCCGGATTTACGATGGGGCGGACGAAGTGCACAAATCCCGCCTAGCCAAATCCATCCTGAAAGCCTATCGTCCCATTTCTTCCAAATAA